In Dyadobacter sp. NIV53, a single window of DNA contains:
- a CDS encoding DUF5606 domain-containing protein — MSDKVEATGMDLLKEIANVSGKGGLFRILKPSRAGVIVESLDEKREKTLIGPTARVSVLKDVSIFTDGEEESVPLADVFLKIKELHGESIDLQAKTASDKDFIEFLNKILPDFDRSKVYISDIKKIITWYNLLSKYVPELFVEAAAEAKEEVSENAALDTATVDTEVKEETTKA; from the coding sequence ATGAGTGATAAAGTAGAGGCAACCGGAATGGATTTGTTGAAAGAAATAGCCAACGTTTCTGGCAAAGGCGGTTTATTCCGCATTTTAAAACCAAGTCGCGCAGGTGTGATAGTAGAAAGCCTGGATGAAAAACGTGAAAAAACATTGATCGGACCTACTGCACGGGTATCTGTATTAAAGGATGTTTCTATTTTTACTGATGGCGAAGAGGAATCAGTTCCTCTGGCTGACGTTTTCCTGAAAATTAAAGAATTACACGGAGAGTCGATAGATTTACAGGCGAAAACTGCTTCAGACAAAGATTTTATTGAATTTTTAAATAAAATACTTCCTGATTTTGACAGATCGAAAGTATATATTTCCGATATCAAAAAAATTATCACCTGGTATAACCTGTTGTCAAAATACGTACCAGAATTGTTCGTAGAAGCTGCTGCTGAAGCAAAAGAAGAAGTTTCTGAAAATGCTGCATTGGATACTGCCACAGTTGATACAGAAGTAAAAGAAGAAACTACAAAAGCATAA
- the deoC gene encoding deoxyribose-phosphate aldolase, whose product MTNLSSYIDHTLLVPTARETDIRKLCEEAWIHQFKAVCVAPTYVAYTKEMLEFCPIRIEIATVIGFPMGYSTTKTKLAEAQDALNNGATELDVVINVSQFKSMAYLSVREEIRQLTMLAHENSTLIKVIIETAYLDSFELYTACEICAEAGVDYVKTSTGFASNGAETDTVRKMRTILPAEIKIKASGGIRSYEQAIAFVEAGADRIGTSAGVYIVTQA is encoded by the coding sequence ATGACAAACCTTTCCTCTTACATTGATCATACCCTGCTCGTTCCCACTGCCAGGGAAACCGATATCAGGAAACTGTGTGAGGAAGCCTGGATTCACCAGTTCAAAGCTGTTTGTGTTGCTCCGACTTATGTTGCTTATACGAAGGAAATGCTGGAATTCTGCCCGATCAGGATCGAAATTGCCACGGTAATCGGGTTTCCAATGGGTTACTCAACTACTAAAACAAAACTGGCCGAAGCACAGGATGCATTGAACAACGGAGCTACTGAGCTGGATGTGGTGATCAATGTCTCTCAGTTTAAATCAATGGCATACTTAAGCGTTAGGGAGGAAATCCGTCAGTTGACAATGCTGGCGCACGAAAATAGCACGCTCATTAAAGTAATTATTGAAACGGCTTACCTTGATTCCTTTGAATTATATACCGCTTGTGAAATTTGTGCTGAAGCAGGAGTTGATTATGTAAAAACATCAACCGGATTCGCCTCAAACGGCGCTGAAACAGATACTGTTCGTAAAATGAGAACGATACTACCGGCAGAAATCAAAATTAAAGCATCCGGAGGAATCAGGTCATATGAACAGGCAATTGCTTTTGTAGAAGCCGGTGCTGACCGCATCGGAACTTCCGCCGGCGTATACATCGTAACTCAGGCATGA
- a CDS encoding glycosyltransferase: MTQRVLLLSSVHPATDPRILYKIAPSLAPFYEVFCALPNAGHYETQPAVTMVRLPEFKSLLFRIIFTHPVLLWKCIRLRPDLVHIFVPELIPIAFFFQWLGAQIIYEVQENLYKKFQIKQYNNLAVFQALFRYFDHAARRNFYCIFTEHAYLNEYQNLALPSAVVHNYVSLPFIDACSRQSITSSQVPTFFYSGVISMERCFDTLVAALVILKRKHQRFHVHLFGPVRFSQDEANLLPGYERISQHLTFYGYTDLRLAVPFAQESLAGIALLKPLADYPDSYTTKLFEYMALKLPVITSDFALYKDVVEKSGCGFCISPYDSGTLAETLEWIIDNPAEALEMGNNGKEAVKNHYNWKTEQKILLLFYKSILRP; encoded by the coding sequence ATGACACAGCGGGTACTACTTCTTAGCAGTGTGCATCCGGCCACAGACCCACGCATTCTTTACAAGATTGCGCCTTCACTTGCGCCGTTTTATGAAGTATTCTGTGCCCTACCAAATGCCGGTCATTACGAAACCCAGCCTGCTGTTACCATGGTCCGGTTGCCTGAATTTAAAAGTTTATTGTTCAGGATTATTTTTACACACCCTGTTTTACTTTGGAAATGTATTCGTTTACGCCCCGATCTGGTACATATATTCGTCCCTGAACTTATACCGATTGCTTTTTTCTTCCAATGGCTCGGCGCACAAATTATTTACGAAGTACAGGAAAATCTGTATAAAAAATTCCAGATCAAACAATATAATAATCTGGCTGTATTTCAGGCTTTATTCCGGTATTTTGATCACGCTGCCAGAAGAAATTTTTACTGCATTTTTACCGAACATGCGTATTTGAACGAATACCAAAACCTGGCCTTACCGTCAGCCGTTGTTCATAACTATGTTTCGTTGCCGTTTATTGATGCCTGTTCACGACAATCCATTACCTCATCTCAGGTGCCAACGTTTTTCTATTCAGGTGTTATTTCCATGGAAAGATGTTTTGATACGCTGGTAGCAGCATTGGTTATCCTGAAAAGAAAGCACCAACGCTTTCATGTACATTTGTTCGGGCCAGTTCGATTCAGTCAGGATGAAGCCAATTTATTGCCGGGATACGAACGCATCAGCCAGCATCTGACTTTTTATGGATATACTGATCTGCGGTTGGCCGTTCCATTTGCGCAGGAATCTCTGGCCGGAATTGCCTTATTAAAGCCATTAGCTGATTATCCCGATTCTTATACGACAAAGCTGTTTGAATACATGGCATTAAAATTGCCTGTCATTACATCAGATTTTGCGCTTTATAAAGACGTCGTAGAAAAATCCGGATGCGGTTTCTGTATTTCTCCTTATGATTCAGGCACGCTGGCAGAAACGCTGGAATGGATTATTGATAATCCTGCAGAAGCCCTGGAAATGGGCAATAATGGAAAAGAAGCCGTGAAAAACCATTACAATTGGAAAACTGAACAAAAAATTCTTTTATTATTTTATAAATCCATACTCAGGCCTTAA
- a CDS encoding M1 family metallopeptidase yields the protein MKISKICLGIIAVCCLGFSVASAQDADKVKYDAHVLFHPLFNFQPGNEYRSASGAPGPKYWQNRADYKINVALEEEKGMISGDVEITYKNNSPENQEFIWLQLDQNTFNEKSRGGKTTPVTGGRFGNTGFSGGDSLKSVMVQYGKDKFVNANYTVTDTRMQVRLATPLKANGDVIKIKIAYSFKIPEYGADRMGTLETKNGIVYEMAQWYPRVAVFDDIEGWNVLPYLGAGEFYLEYGDFEYNVTVPWDHIVVGSGELTNPAEVLTAEQRKRLADAAKSDATVMIRTAEEVTNPSSRPKQSGTLTWRFKISQSRDIAWATSKAFVWDAAKMNLPNGKTALAQSAYPAEDGGADGWGRSTEYVKGCIEFYSSYIHEFTYPVATNVAGIVGGMEYPGIVFCSSQSRKDDLWEVTDHEFGHNWFPMIVGNNERKYAWMDEGFNTFINFLSGDNFNNGEYKNRQMNNLHRLAPIIFRPKADPIMTIPDVVQPANLGWEAYHKPALGLKMLREQVLGKDRFDYAFHLYVQRWAFKHPTPYDFFRTMEDAAGEDLGWFWKGWFFENYKLDQGVKDVTYVEQNPEKGSIITIENLNQWAMPVQIDIEEVSGKKTRVQLPVEIWQRGGSWTFRASTQQPIRSVTIDPDHSLPDINPENNVWKPMKISEPEVN from the coding sequence ATGAAAATTTCAAAAATTTGTTTAGGCATCATTGCTGTATGTTGTCTTGGTTTTTCGGTGGCTTCTGCCCAGGATGCCGACAAGGTAAAGTATGATGCACACGTACTTTTTCATCCATTATTTAATTTCCAGCCAGGTAATGAATATCGCTCAGCAAGCGGCGCACCAGGTCCAAAATACTGGCAAAACCGTGCCGACTATAAAATTAACGTTGCCCTGGAAGAAGAAAAAGGGATGATCAGCGGTGATGTAGAGATTACGTATAAAAATAACAGTCCTGAAAACCAGGAATTTATATGGCTGCAACTGGATCAGAATACCTTCAACGAAAAATCAAGAGGAGGTAAAACGACGCCTGTAACCGGTGGCCGTTTTGGTAATACGGGATTCAGCGGTGGCGATTCCCTGAAATCAGTCATGGTGCAATACGGAAAAGATAAGTTTGTAAATGCAAACTACACGGTAACTGATACCCGTATGCAGGTTCGCCTGGCAACTCCTTTGAAAGCAAACGGAGATGTGATCAAAATAAAAATTGCTTATTCGTTCAAAATTCCTGAATACGGAGCAGACCGTATGGGTACTTTGGAAACTAAGAACGGTATCGTGTATGAAATGGCGCAATGGTATCCGAGAGTGGCTGTTTTTGATGACATTGAAGGCTGGAACGTGCTTCCTTACCTTGGAGCAGGAGAGTTTTATCTGGAATATGGTGATTTTGAATATAATGTTACCGTTCCCTGGGATCACATTGTTGTTGGCTCAGGTGAATTAACCAACCCGGCTGAGGTACTGACAGCCGAACAAAGAAAAAGACTGGCAGATGCAGCAAAAAGCGATGCAACAGTGATGATCCGTACTGCTGAGGAGGTTACGAACCCATCCAGCAGGCCAAAACAATCCGGAACACTGACATGGCGTTTCAAAATATCGCAATCCCGCGACATTGCGTGGGCAACATCAAAAGCATTTGTCTGGGATGCGGCTAAAATGAACCTTCCTAACGGAAAAACAGCTTTGGCACAATCTGCCTATCCTGCTGAGGACGGCGGCGCGGATGGCTGGGGGCGCTCAACGGAATATGTGAAAGGCTGTATTGAATTTTATTCTTCTTATATCCATGAATTTACTTATCCGGTAGCAACCAATGTAGCTGGTATCGTAGGTGGTATGGAATATCCTGGAATCGTTTTTTGCAGCAGCCAAAGCAGAAAAGATGATCTTTGGGAAGTAACTGACCATGAATTCGGGCATAACTGGTTTCCTATGATCGTTGGGAATAACGAACGCAAATATGCGTGGATGGATGAAGGATTTAATACTTTTATCAATTTCCTGTCAGGAGATAACTTTAATAACGGAGAATACAAGAATAGACAAATGAACAATCTGCATCGCCTTGCGCCTATCATTTTCCGTCCCAAGGCAGATCCTATCATGACTATACCTGATGTGGTACAGCCTGCAAATCTTGGATGGGAGGCATACCACAAACCAGCGCTCGGATTAAAAATGTTAAGAGAGCAGGTGCTTGGTAAAGACCGTTTCGATTATGCATTTCATTTATATGTGCAGCGCTGGGCTTTCAAACATCCTACACCGTATGATTTCTTCCGTACTATGGAAGATGCAGCGGGAGAAGATCTAGGCTGGTTCTGGAAAGGCTGGTTTTTTGAAAATTACAAGCTTGACCAGGGCGTTAAAGATGTAACTTACGTTGAGCAAAATCCTGAGAAGGGTTCTATTATAACGATTGAAAACCTGAATCAGTGGGCGATGCCTGTACAAATAGATATTGAAGAAGTAAGCGGTAAAAAAACGCGTGTACAGCTGCCGGTGGAAATATGGCAACGTGGTGGAAGCTGGACTTTCCGTGCATCCACACAGCAGCCAATTCGCTCTGTAACCATTGATCCTGATCACAGCCTGCCTGATATCAATCCGGAAAACAATGTTTGGAAACCAATGAAAATTTCAGAACCGGAAGTGAACTAG
- the meaB gene encoding methylmalonyl Co-A mutase-associated GTPase MeaB — protein MRQRLSIDDYTNGIFSGDRFVLSRAITIIESRLSQDRNLAKLILKNILPNTGNSLRIGITGIPGVGKSTFIEALGKHITSLGKQVAVLTIDPSSKKSGGSILGDKTRMERLAHDPLAYIRPSATNLSLGGVARNTRETVLLCEAAGFEVIIVETVGVGQSETLVKGMTDFFLLLMLAGAGDELQGIKKGIMEMADAVAINKADGLNKMATDLAVHEYKNALHLFPKSDSGYIPQVISCSAMENTGITNIWEIINDYQQTTKQNGFFEKNRRLQNLDWMYEHIRQTLETMFYEKPAVRKKDWYNRKNSECGPGIAYCSSRKIAKSFL, from the coding sequence ATGCGCCAGCGACTTTCAATTGATGATTACACCAATGGCATTTTTTCTGGTGACCGTTTTGTACTAAGCCGCGCTATAACCATCATTGAAAGCAGACTTTCCCAGGATCGCAATCTCGCTAAACTGATACTCAAGAATATATTGCCAAATACAGGAAATTCCCTGAGAATCGGGATTACCGGGATACCCGGTGTTGGAAAAAGTACGTTTATTGAAGCGTTGGGCAAACATATTACCTCCCTGGGAAAACAGGTAGCCGTACTGACCATTGATCCATCCAGTAAAAAATCGGGTGGGAGCATATTGGGAGATAAAACCAGGATGGAAAGACTTGCACATGATCCATTGGCTTATATCCGTCCATCCGCTACCAATTTGTCACTTGGTGGCGTTGCGCGTAATACAAGGGAAACCGTTTTATTATGCGAAGCGGCCGGCTTTGAAGTAATTATCGTTGAAACTGTCGGTGTCGGACAGTCGGAAACACTGGTAAAGGGTATGACAGATTTCTTCCTGCTGCTTATGCTTGCAGGTGCTGGTGATGAATTGCAGGGAATTAAAAAGGGAATTATGGAAATGGCCGATGCAGTTGCAATTAACAAAGCAGACGGATTAAATAAAATGGCAACGGATCTGGCTGTGCATGAATACAAAAATGCGCTTCATTTATTTCCCAAATCGGATTCCGGATACATTCCTCAGGTAATTTCCTGTTCGGCAATGGAAAATACCGGGATAACCAACATCTGGGAAATCATTAATGATTACCAGCAAACAACAAAACAAAATGGCTTTTTTGAAAAAAACCGCCGGCTTCAGAACCTGGATTGGATGTATGAGCATATCCGGCAAACGCTGGAAACGATGTTTTACGAAAAGCCCGCTGTCAGAAAAAAAGATTGGTACAATAGAAAAAACAGTGAGTGCGGGCCAGGAATTGCCTATTGCAGCAGCAGAAAAATTGCTAAATCTTTTCTTTGA
- a CDS encoding lipocalin family protein — protein sequence MAIHNLFSKTIFLIFLSLAFVLTSCKDDDKEPETVDNNEIVGKWELESATPETAGTNIPALALIPVAAPCAYDLKFTFLSNNTVTASDCESAIAALSTFGYLTVGQATTWKVENSTLTLTNGTTTQSLPIKQNGNTMTLTVNTNTTGSGAAVNALLLFKRL from the coding sequence ATGGCTATTCACAATCTTTTCAGTAAAACTATTTTCCTGATTTTCCTTTCGTTGGCTTTTGTATTGACTTCCTGTAAAGATGATGACAAAGAGCCTGAAACAGTTGATAACAATGAGATCGTAGGCAAATGGGAGCTTGAGTCAGCCACTCCAGAAACGGCTGGAACAAATATCCCTGCGTTAGCTTTAATCCCTGTTGCAGCTCCTTGTGCTTATGACCTGAAATTCACTTTCTTATCCAACAATACAGTTACTGCCTCAGATTGCGAATCTGCCATTGCAGCATTATCAACATTTGGCTATCTGACTGTGGGACAGGCTACAACATGGAAAGTAGAAAACAGTACGCTGACTTTGACCAATGGAACAACCACACAATCGTTACCAATCAAACAAAACGGCAACACAATGACGCTCACTGTCAATACCAATACAACCGGAAGTGGTGCAGCTGTTAATGCGCTTTTATTATTCAAAAGACTTTGA
- a CDS encoding diacylglycerol kinase family protein has protein sequence MGDYLFILNPTSGTSIGQNVDAVAKTIDTFSHKYGNKAHILFTEARSHATELVEENLKSEKWKAIVAVGGDGTVNEIARPLVNHSIPIGILPLGSGNGLARHLGLPLTLDASLKRLFEGNPITIDSGQLNDIPFFCTAGMGFDAYVGHLFSQQTQRGFATYVRVSFKAFWDYKPQSFLVNGTTTEAFSLTFANAGQFGNNAWVAPQASLQDGFLDICTIKPFPAWFGTSLAYQLFTKQLKSSRYISYQSITEAVIETKKPPIIHYDGEPFQLDTNLIKIKINPQSLNVIV, from the coding sequence GTGGGTGATTATCTTTTTATACTTAATCCGACGTCGGGTACGTCCATTGGGCAAAATGTTGATGCTGTGGCAAAAACCATCGATACATTTTCTCACAAATACGGAAATAAAGCGCATATACTTTTTACCGAGGCAAGGAGCCATGCAACAGAACTGGTTGAAGAAAATTTAAAATCAGAAAAATGGAAAGCCATCGTGGCAGTCGGTGGCGATGGTACTGTAAACGAAATTGCACGGCCGTTAGTCAACCATTCTATTCCAATTGGCATATTGCCGCTTGGTTCCGGAAACGGGCTTGCGCGCCATCTTGGCCTGCCACTAACACTGGACGCTTCCCTGAAAAGACTATTTGAAGGAAATCCCATAACTATTGACAGCGGCCAGCTAAATGATATTCCTTTTTTCTGCACTGCCGGAATGGGATTTGACGCTTATGTTGGCCATTTGTTCAGCCAGCAAACGCAGCGTGGATTTGCAACTTATGTTCGTGTTTCGTTTAAAGCTTTCTGGGATTACAAACCACAATCATTTTTGGTCAATGGAACAACCACTGAGGCATTTTCGCTGACATTTGCCAATGCAGGACAATTTGGTAATAATGCCTGGGTAGCACCGCAAGCAAGTTTACAGGATGGATTTCTGGATATTTGCACCATTAAGCCATTTCCTGCATGGTTCGGAACTTCACTGGCCTATCAGCTTTTCACCAAACAATTAAAATCTTCCAGATATATTTCATACCAAAGTATTACCGAGGCTGTAATAGAAACAAAAAAACCACCCATAATACATTACGATGGCGAACCATTCCAACTCGATACTAATTTGATTAAAATAAAGATTAATCCTCAAAGTCTGAATGTAATTGTTTAA
- a CDS encoding translation initiation factor, protein MSKKNRSGIVFSTNPEFEYNDAGEDEPETLAPAQQDLRIWLDRKGGGKVITIVKGFVGKNDDMEALGKQIKTLCGSGGTVKDYEIQIQGDHRDKVITWLLSKNYKAKKAGG, encoded by the coding sequence ATGTCGAAAAAAAACCGCTCCGGAATTGTATTCTCTACCAACCCGGAATTCGAATATAACGATGCCGGAGAAGACGAACCGGAAACATTGGCACCCGCTCAGCAAGATCTGCGCATTTGGCTTGACCGCAAAGGTGGCGGTAAAGTCATTACCATTGTAAAGGGTTTCGTTGGTAAAAATGATGATATGGAAGCACTTGGCAAACAAATAAAAACATTGTGCGGGAGTGGAGGAACTGTAAAAGACTACGAAATCCAGATACAGGGCGACCATCGTGACAAAGTGATTACCTGGCTGTTATCGAAAAATTATAAAGCAAAAAAGGCGGGAGGGTAA
- the ggt gene encoding gamma-glutamyltransferase, which translates to MKISYRLILLLGTISGFSHAQTPVKESTGFYQFPSDDPNQKPFYSDRKGVIAKNGMVASGHPDASRVGIEILKAGGNAIDAAIAVQFALAVVHPSAGNIAGGGFMVLRDKTGKTSSIDFREKAPAKGFADMYLDKAGNVIPDASTLSRLASGVPGSVDGMAEAHAKYGKLPWKQLFQPAIDFAIKGVIQTEREARGLNAIKKDLLKLNPGTKYFQKKDGTEWATGDKLVQKDLGKVLKSIQKNGRDGFYSGKVAKRLVKDINQNKEGIISKKDLAEYHAKWRETIIEDYKAYKVITMAPPSSGGVALAQLMHLLEEFPLRKWGWNSDSTVQVMIEAERRVYADRAKFLGDPDFVKIPVETLVSKNYLQKRWSDFSWDKATDSKNVSGGVLPGYESLETTHFSVVDKEGNAVSVTTTLNGSYGSRVVVKKGGYLMNNEMDDFSVKPGTPNMYGLVGNKANAIAPGKRMLSTMTPTIIEKDGKLFMVAGTPGGSTIITSVLQTVLNVIEYGMTMQQAVNALKFHHQWLPDLTTFETNAFSPATIKKLVDKGYILEQQRNTIGRMDCILVTPDGWLEGGSDSRGDDLSVGY; encoded by the coding sequence ATGAAAATTTCTTACAGGCTTATTTTGCTTCTTGGTACAATATCAGGCTTTTCACACGCACAAACACCGGTTAAAGAATCAACAGGATTTTACCAGTTCCCCTCAGACGACCCTAATCAAAAACCATTCTATAGTGACCGTAAAGGTGTTATTGCAAAAAATGGAATGGTTGCGTCCGGTCATCCCGATGCTTCACGCGTTGGTATTGAAATATTGAAAGCCGGCGGAAACGCAATTGATGCAGCCATAGCGGTTCAGTTTGCACTGGCCGTTGTACATCCTTCAGCCGGAAATATAGCAGGTGGCGGCTTTATGGTATTGCGGGATAAAACCGGAAAAACAAGCAGTATTGATTTTCGTGAAAAAGCACCCGCAAAAGGATTCGCAGATATGTACCTGGACAAAGCCGGCAACGTAATTCCTGATGCAAGTACATTAAGCAGGTTAGCGTCTGGCGTGCCGGGCTCTGTGGACGGAATGGCTGAAGCGCACGCAAAATATGGCAAATTACCCTGGAAACAACTTTTTCAGCCAGCTATTGACTTCGCTATAAAGGGAGTCATCCAAACGGAAAGAGAGGCCCGCGGGTTAAATGCAATCAAAAAAGATCTTCTGAAACTGAATCCCGGCACTAAGTATTTTCAGAAAAAAGACGGGACCGAATGGGCCACCGGCGACAAACTGGTTCAGAAGGATTTGGGAAAAGTATTAAAAAGTATTCAAAAAAATGGTCGTGATGGTTTCTATTCAGGTAAAGTAGCCAAACGGCTGGTGAAAGATATTAATCAGAATAAAGAAGGAATTATCAGCAAAAAAGACCTGGCTGAATACCATGCAAAATGGCGGGAAACTATCATAGAAGATTACAAAGCCTATAAAGTAATTACCATGGCGCCGCCGTCCAGCGGAGGTGTTGCATTGGCCCAGTTAATGCATTTGCTTGAAGAATTTCCGCTTCGTAAATGGGGCTGGAACAGCGACTCAACTGTTCAGGTGATGATTGAAGCCGAACGTCGCGTATATGCTGACCGGGCTAAATTTCTGGGAGATCCTGATTTTGTAAAAATTCCTGTTGAAACATTGGTAAGTAAAAACTATTTGCAAAAAAGATGGAGCGACTTTTCATGGGATAAAGCTACCGACAGCAAGAATGTTAGCGGTGGAGTTCTTCCCGGTTACGAAAGTCTGGAAACAACACACTTTTCAGTTGTTGATAAAGAAGGCAATGCGGTATCTGTAACCACTACTTTAAATGGAAGCTATGGCAGCCGGGTTGTTGTTAAAAAAGGGGGTTATCTTATGAACAACGAAATGGATGATTTCAGTGTGAAACCGGGTACTCCTAATATGTATGGGCTTGTTGGCAACAAAGCTAATGCCATTGCTCCCGGCAAACGCATGCTTTCGACAATGACACCTACTATAATTGAAAAAGACGGCAAATTGTTCATGGTTGCAGGAACTCCGGGCGGTTCTACTATTATTACATCCGTTTTGCAAACAGTCCTGAACGTAATTGAATATGGCATGACCATGCAGCAGGCCGTAAATGCATTGAAATTTCACCACCAATGGCTTCCTGACCTGACTACCTTTGAAACCAATGCATTTTCGCCCGCTACTATCAAAAAACTGGTAGATAAAGGTTACATACTGGAACAGCAACGCAACACGATAGGCCGCATGGATTGTATCCTTGTTACACCTGATGGCTGGCTCGAAGGTGGATCAGATTCACGCGGAGATGATCTGAGTGTGGGTTATTGA
- a CDS encoding cupin domain-containing protein codes for MKPATYWIEKYNLLPHPEGGYYAETYRSSADIDKGALPERFTGNRAFSTGIYFLLEANDFSAFHRIKSDEMWHFYAGEALDIFVIYPETGNLEIIKLGSDPDNGETFQAVVPAGTWFGSRPAVDSTYSLVGCTVAPGFDFEDFEMAKRETLENSFPQHKKMIQELTSS; via the coding sequence ATGAAACCAGCCACTTACTGGATAGAAAAATACAATCTGCTGCCGCATCCGGAAGGAGGTTATTATGCGGAAACGTATCGCTCATCCGCGGATATTGATAAGGGTGCTTTACCTGAACGATTTACAGGAAACAGGGCATTTTCTACGGGAATCTATTTTCTTTTGGAAGCGAATGATTTTTCAGCTTTTCATAGAATCAAATCGGATGAAATGTGGCATTTTTATGCTGGCGAAGCGCTGGATATTTTTGTAATTTATCCTGAAACCGGAAACCTGGAAATTATAAAATTGGGCTCAGATCCGGATAATGGCGAAACTTTCCAGGCAGTTGTACCAGCCGGAACCTGGTTTGGGTCACGTCCGGCTGTTGACAGCACCTATTCACTGGTTGGCTGCACAGTGGCTCCCGGATTTGATTTTGAAGATTTTGAAATGGCAAAGAGGGAAACATTAGAAAACTCTTTTCCCCAGCATAAAAAAATGATCCAGGAATTAACTTCTTCCTGA
- a CDS encoding DeoR/GlpR family DNA-binding transcription regulator: protein MNFQKRKNIILNLVEDLGEVNVRELAEQIGTSEITVRRDLVTLAADGLIYRTHGGAMKVELTKTPFDFKNKVAANIEAKDHICRLAAQEIADGDVIFMDCGSTVFRLCQFIKHKEIRVVTNSLPVIYELMGSGIKVNLAGGEIDKDRLAVHGKIAEEHIARYRANKAFIGVDGISAENGLSAHSELEAGITRAMAAHADVTYLLCDSSKIGKDKYLQFAPVTLVNVLITDKKTDQIPKLEKKGIRVLV, encoded by the coding sequence ATGAATTTTCAAAAAAGAAAAAACATAATTTTAAATTTGGTAGAAGATCTTGGTGAAGTGAATGTCAGGGAATTAGCTGAGCAAATTGGTACTTCCGAGATCACAGTACGCCGCGATCTGGTAACACTGGCTGCCGACGGCTTAATCTATCGTACACATGGTGGCGCAATGAAAGTTGAGTTAACCAAAACGCCGTTTGATTTTAAAAATAAAGTAGCTGCTAATATTGAGGCAAAAGACCATATCTGCCGTCTTGCCGCTCAGGAAATTGCGGATGGGGATGTTATTTTTATGGATTGTGGAAGCACAGTATTTCGCTTATGCCAGTTTATCAAACACAAAGAAATAAGAGTGGTAACCAATTCATTACCTGTTATATACGAACTAATGGGTTCAGGAATAAAGGTTAATCTGGCTGGTGGCGAAATAGATAAAGACAGGTTGGCTGTTCATGGAAAAATAGCCGAGGAACATATTGCACGTTATCGTGCAAATAAAGCATTTATTGGTGTAGACGGAATATCGGCAGAAAATGGCCTGAGCGCGCATAGTGAACTGGAAGCCGGCATTACACGAGCCATGGCTGCGCATGCTGATGTCACTTATTTACTCTGTGATTCTTCAAAGATTGGAAAGGATAAATATTTGCAGTTTGCACCGGTAACTTTGGTAAATGTGTTAATTACTGATAAAAAAACGGATCAAATACCTAAATTGGAGAAAAAAGGAATCCGCGTTTTAGTTTAA
- the nudK gene encoding GDP-mannose pyrophosphatase NudK, which produces MNDKVNVISEEVLSDNWYTLRKFTFDYQNADGKWERQSREAYDRGNGATILLYNPEKQTVILTRQFRLPTYTNGNDTGMLIEACAGLLDKDNAEDCIRRETEEETGYKIKSVKKIFEAYMSPGSVTEILYFFVAEYTDDMKTGEGGGHEEEQENIEVMEVSFAEAVSMVESGEIKDAKTILLIQYAQLNNLLHI; this is translated from the coding sequence ATGAATGATAAAGTAAATGTAATCTCGGAAGAAGTTCTTTCCGACAATTGGTACACATTAAGAAAATTTACGTTTGATTATCAAAATGCAGATGGAAAATGGGAGCGCCAGTCCCGCGAAGCTTATGATCGTGGTAATGGTGCAACGATTCTGCTTTATAACCCTGAGAAACAAACCGTTATTCTTACACGTCAATTTCGCCTGCCTACTTATACCAATGGCAATGACACGGGAATGCTTATAGAGGCTTGCGCCGGATTGCTGGATAAGGACAATGCCGAAGATTGTATCAGGCGGGAAACGGAAGAAGAAACGGGGTATAAAATCAAATCTGTGAAGAAGATATTTGAAGCATACATGTCTCCCGGGTCAGTGACGGAAATCCTTTACTTTTTTGTGGCCGAGTATACCGATGATATGAAAACCGGAGAAGGCGGCGGCCACGAAGAGGAACAGGAGAATATTGAAGTAATGGAAGTTTCTTTTGCAGAAGCAGTAAGTATGGTCGAATCAGGAGAAATCAAAGATGCAAAAACGATTCTTTTGATTCAGTATGCTCAATTGAACAATTTACTTCACATATAA